One window of the Rhipicephalus sanguineus isolate Rsan-2018 chromosome 2, BIME_Rsan_1.4, whole genome shotgun sequence genome contains the following:
- the LOC119382752 gene encoding histone deacetylase complex subunit SAP30L isoform X2, which produces MNGFSTEEETQSGHNQICCLLDDSERCTRPAGNASYSKRIQKTVGQRKLKLNIDPRARHLYICDYHKGVIQSVRTKRKRKDSEDDNGSNEQEMDIPEVDLFQLQVNTLRRYKRHYKVPMRPGLNKAELADTLARHFRTIPIAEKEAITFFIYMVKNNKNKLDQKNGSDPC; this is translated from the exons ATGAACGGATTTAGTACGGAAGAAGAAACGCAGAGCGGTCACAACCAGATCTGCTGTCTCTTGGACGACTCTGAGCGCTGCACGCGGCCAGCCGGGAATGCTAGCTACAGCAAACGCATCCAGAAGACAGTAGGTCAGCGCAAGCTGAAGCTCAACATCGATCCCAGG GCGCGGCACCTGTACATCTGCGACTACCACAAAGGTGTCATCCAAAGCGTGCGCACCAAGAGGAAGCGCAAGGACAGTGAAGACGACAATGGTTCCAACGAGCAAGAAATGGACATTCCTGAG GTGGATCTGTTCCAGCTTCAGGTCAATACGCTGCGAAGGTACAAGCGGCACTACAAGGTCCCCATGCGGCCTGGGCTCAACAAGGCGGAGCTGGCTGAT ACTTTGGCACGGCACTTCAGGACCATCCCCATTGCAGAGAAGGAAGCCATCACATTTTTCATCTACATGGTCAAGAACAACAAGAACAAGCTCGATCAGAAGAACGGTTCTGACCCATGCTGA